The following coding sequences lie in one Streptomyces venezuelae genomic window:
- a CDS encoding carbon-nitrogen family hydrolase, with amino-acid sequence MRASLIQIAVDEDEPVNSRRSRVASLVREVSARDGSDLVVLPELWTTGAFAYESFADEAEPLEGPTYEAMSKAASEAGVWLHAGSIPERDPDGPLCNTSLVFSPAGELAAAYRKIHRFGFDKGEAVMMAAGSELATFRTPDATFGLATCYDLRFPELFRGLVDAGAEMFVVPAGWPARRLEHWLLFARARAVEDQVYVLACGTGGAHAGVPQAGHSVVVDPWGQVLAEAGEGEEVLTVELDPGQVSATREQFPALKDRLLGQAPPKRI; translated from the coding sequence GTGCGCGCCTCTCTGATCCAGATCGCCGTAGACGAGGACGAACCGGTCAATTCCCGTCGGTCGCGGGTGGCTTCACTGGTACGTGAAGTGAGTGCGCGGGACGGGTCGGATCTGGTCGTTCTCCCCGAACTGTGGACCACGGGCGCGTTCGCGTACGAGTCCTTCGCGGACGAGGCGGAGCCGCTGGAGGGTCCGACGTACGAAGCCATGTCGAAGGCCGCGAGTGAGGCGGGTGTGTGGCTGCACGCGGGCTCGATCCCCGAGCGGGACCCGGATGGCCCGCTCTGCAACACCTCGCTCGTCTTCTCCCCGGCGGGTGAGCTCGCCGCCGCGTACCGGAAGATCCACCGCTTCGGCTTCGACAAGGGTGAGGCCGTCATGATGGCGGCCGGCTCCGAGCTGGCGACGTTCCGTACGCCGGACGCGACGTTCGGGCTCGCGACCTGTTACGACCTGCGCTTCCCCGAGCTCTTCCGGGGGCTCGTCGACGCGGGCGCCGAGATGTTCGTGGTGCCGGCGGGGTGGCCGGCGCGACGCCTTGAGCACTGGTTGCTGTTCGCGCGGGCGCGGGCGGTGGAGGACCAGGTGTACGTGCTTGCCTGTGGGACGGGTGGGGCGCATGCGGGGGTGCCGCAGGCGGGGCACAGTGTTGTCGTCGACCCGTGGGGTCAGGTGCTTGCCGAGGCGGGTGAGGGTGAGGAGGTCCTCACGGTTGAGCTCGATCCCGGGCAGGTCTCGGCTACCCGCGAGCAGTTTCCGGCGCTCAAGGACCGGCTCCTCGGGCAGGCCCCCCCGAAGCGGATCTGA
- a CDS encoding LURP-one-related/scramblase family protein has translation MRLLVRDRMLGIGDDYWIEDDQGRKVFLVDGKAMRLRETFELKDMQGRVLIDIHAKMLALRDTMVIEREGEPLARVKRKRLSLLRNHYRVELVDGTELDVSGKILDREFAIEYEGELLADISRRWFRVRETYGLQVVREDADPALLLAVAVCVIRLAEKEREGDDD, from the coding sequence ATGAGACTTCTCGTACGCGACCGCATGCTCGGCATCGGTGACGACTACTGGATCGAGGACGACCAGGGCCGCAAGGTCTTCCTCGTCGACGGCAAGGCCATGCGCCTGCGCGAGACCTTCGAGCTGAAGGACATGCAGGGCAGGGTGCTCATCGACATCCACGCCAAGATGCTCGCCCTGCGCGACACGATGGTCATCGAGCGGGAGGGCGAGCCGCTCGCCCGGGTCAAGCGCAAGCGCCTGTCGCTGCTGCGCAACCACTACCGCGTCGAGCTGGTCGACGGCACGGAGCTGGACGTCAGCGGCAAGATCCTCGACCGCGAGTTCGCCATCGAGTACGAGGGCGAGCTGCTCGCCGACATCTCGCGCCGCTGGTTCCGCGTACGCGAGACGTACGGCCTCCAGGTCGTCCGCGAGGACGCGGACCCGGCCCTCCTCCTGGCGGTAGCGGTCTGCGTGATCCGCCTGGCGGAAAAGGAACGGGAGGGGGACGACGACTGA
- a CDS encoding M18 family aminopeptidase, which produces MRTPSGPFDRGHTEDLMTFLAASPTPYHAVASAAERLEKAGFRQVEETDSWDGTTGGKYVLRGGAIVAWYVPEGASAHTPFRIVGAHTDSPNLRVKPQPDAGAHGWRQVAVEIYGGPLLNSWLDRDLGLAGRLSLRDGTTRLVDIDRPLLRVPQLAIHMDRSVHTDGLKLDKQKHMQPIWGLGHDVHEGDLIRFLEEETGLDEGDVTGWDLMTYAIEPPAFLGRDRELVAGPRMDNLLSVHSATAALTAVAAQENLPYIPVLAAFDHEENGSQSDTGADGPLLGGVLERSVFARGGSYEDRARAFAGTVCLSSDTGHAVHPNYAERHDPTHHPRANGGPILKVNVNNRYATDGSGRAVFAAACEKAGVPFQSFVSNNAMPCGTTIGPITAARHGIKTVDIGVAILSMHSVRELCGADDPHMLANALVAFLEG; this is translated from the coding sequence ATGCGCACACCCTCCGGGCCCTTCGACCGTGGCCACACCGAAGACCTCATGACCTTCCTCGCGGCGAGCCCCACGCCGTACCACGCCGTGGCGAGTGCCGCCGAGCGTCTTGAGAAGGCCGGTTTCCGGCAGGTCGAGGAGACCGACTCCTGGGACGGCACGACCGGGGGCAAATACGTGCTCCGCGGCGGCGCCATCGTCGCCTGGTACGTCCCCGAGGGCGCCTCCGCGCACACCCCCTTCCGCATCGTCGGCGCCCACACCGACTCCCCCAACCTGCGCGTGAAGCCGCAGCCCGACGCGGGCGCCCACGGCTGGCGGCAGGTCGCCGTCGAGATCTACGGCGGACCGCTCCTCAACTCCTGGCTCGACCGCGACCTCGGCCTCGCGGGCCGCCTCTCGCTGCGCGACGGCACCACGCGGCTCGTGGACATCGACCGGCCGCTCCTGCGCGTCCCCCAGCTCGCGATCCACATGGACCGCTCCGTGCACACCGACGGGCTCAAGCTCGACAAGCAGAAGCACATGCAGCCCATCTGGGGCCTCGGACACGACGTCCACGAGGGCGACCTGATCCGCTTCCTGGAGGAGGAGACCGGCCTCGACGAGGGCGACGTCACCGGCTGGGACCTCATGACGTACGCCATCGAGCCCCCCGCCTTCCTCGGCCGCGACCGCGAACTGGTGGCCGGTCCCCGCATGGACAACCTTCTCTCCGTGCACTCCGCGACGGCCGCCCTCACCGCCGTCGCCGCCCAGGAGAACCTCCCGTACATCCCCGTGCTCGCCGCCTTCGACCACGAGGAGAACGGCTCGCAGTCCGACACCGGCGCCGACGGTCCGCTGCTCGGCGGCGTCCTGGAGCGGTCCGTGTTCGCGCGCGGCGGCTCGTACGAGGACAGGGCGCGCGCGTTCGCCGGGACCGTCTGCCTCTCCTCCGACACCGGCCACGCCGTCCACCCCAACTACGCGGAGCGGCACGACCCCACGCACCACCCGCGCGCCAACGGCGGACCGATCCTCAAGGTCAACGTGAACAACCGTTACGCCACCGACGGTTCGGGCCGCGCGGTCTTCGCCGCCGCGTGCGAGAAGGCGGGCGTCCCCTTCCAGTCGTTCGTCTCCAACAACGCGATGCCCTGCGGCACGACGATCGGCCCCATCACCGCGGCGCGCCACGGCATCAAGACGGTCGACATCGGCGTCGCGATCCTCTCCATGCACAGCGTGCGCGAGCTCTGCGGCGCCGACGACCCGCACATGCTGGCCAACGCGCTGGTCGCGTTCCTGGAGGGCTGA
- a CDS encoding Uma2 family endonuclease, with the protein MDSLTADDFFALDLPRHAQLIDGTLIVPEPQGNFHSVSPYVLAQGLRRTAPGRLRVRRQMCVVIGARDVPEPDLVVVNASADGGPCLMSYAARDVLLAVEVVSPDSEERAQDTKPRKYAAAGIRHYWLVTMDENNRPAVHTYELDPHTGSYAPTGIHHDRLKLAVPFTIDIDLTEIDRL; encoded by the coding sequence ATGGACAGCCTCACGGCGGACGACTTCTTCGCCCTCGACCTCCCGCGGCACGCACAGCTGATCGACGGAACCCTGATCGTCCCCGAGCCACAGGGCAACTTCCATTCCGTGTCACCGTACGTGCTCGCACAGGGCCTTCGTCGCACCGCGCCCGGACGGCTGCGCGTACGGCGCCAGATGTGCGTCGTCATCGGAGCCAGGGATGTCCCGGAGCCGGATCTCGTGGTCGTGAACGCCTCGGCCGACGGCGGCCCCTGTCTGATGTCCTACGCGGCCCGTGACGTCCTGCTCGCCGTCGAGGTCGTCTCGCCCGACTCCGAGGAGCGCGCCCAGGACACCAAGCCCCGCAAGTACGCGGCCGCCGGCATCCGGCACTACTGGCTGGTGACCATGGACGAGAACAACCGGCCCGCGGTCCACACCTACGAGCTCGACCCGCACACCGGCTCCTACGCACCCACCGGCATCCACCACGACCGGCTCAAGCTCGCCGTGCCGTTCACGATCGACATCGACCTCACCGAGATCGACCGCCTCTGA